A part of Saccharomonospora amisosensis genomic DNA contains:
- a CDS encoding MEDS domain-containing protein: MRLCGEVDSARSLGLHDHVCWVYDDPGEFHWRALEFLSDGLAQGQRVRYLTHGDGDELLHVLESAPGVASALRSGAAQVHQLAEGDTAASAAQLRTLAAATHEALAEGYTGFRVAAEATGSVCKLKQPAEYARYEHLVDLYTTREPFAALCAYDRRAIGTDLAAQFACLHPAGNADITPFRLHACRNADIALSGELDLSCHDLLCRALERVDPHPQGGELVIDATGLTFVDHRSLFRLAEFAQRRGATVALRTNQSAPARLVEILDIPAVRVEWVE; this comes from the coding sequence ATGCGCCTTTGCGGAGAGGTCGACAGCGCCCGGAGTCTGGGCCTCCACGACCACGTTTGCTGGGTTTACGACGATCCTGGCGAGTTTCATTGGCGCGCCCTGGAATTCCTCTCCGACGGCCTCGCGCAGGGACAACGTGTCCGGTATCTCACACACGGTGATGGCGACGAGCTGCTGCATGTCCTCGAGTCCGCGCCAGGGGTGGCGTCGGCGCTTCGTTCCGGCGCCGCGCAGGTCCACCAGCTCGCGGAGGGCGATACTGCCGCCTCGGCCGCGCAGTTGCGCACGCTCGCTGCGGCCACGCACGAAGCGCTGGCTGAGGGCTACACGGGATTCCGGGTGGCCGCGGAGGCCACCGGTTCGGTGTGCAAGCTGAAGCAGCCGGCCGAATACGCCCGCTACGAGCACCTTGTGGATCTCTACACCACTCGGGAACCGTTCGCGGCGTTGTGCGCCTACGACCGCAGGGCGATCGGCACCGACCTGGCCGCTCAGTTCGCGTGCCTGCATCCGGCAGGCAACGCCGACATCACCCCGTTTCGGCTGCACGCCTGCCGTAACGCCGACATCGCGCTCAGCGGCGAGCTGGACCTTTCCTGCCACGACCTGCTCTGCCGGGCTCTTGAGCGGGTTGATCCGCATCCGCAGGGCGGCGAACTCGTGATCGATGCGACGGGCCTCACCTTCGTAGACCACAGGAGCTTGTTCCGGCTCGCCGAGTTCGCGCAACGACGAGGCGCGACCGTCGCGCTACGCACCAACCAGAGCGCTCCCGCACGGCTCGTCGAGATCCTCGACATTCCCGCGGTGCGCGTGGAGTGGGTTGAATGA
- a CDS encoding endonuclease, which produces MKDTQRVTRRLLEVAGRTYADEAGIRLADSPAMLYRLLVLSVLLSTRIKADIAVAAARELFEAGFGTPEGMLDASWQDRVDALGRGHYVRYDESTATALGEGARLLLDSYGGDLRRLRDRAGGDVGKLRGLLREVPRLGPVGADIFCREAQQVWPELRPYLDGKAREGAQRIGLPTDGDQLAKLVRGDDLARFSAALVRVRLDKQLAQQVAR; this is translated from the coding sequence ATGAAGGACACCCAGCGCGTCACTCGCCGTCTGCTGGAGGTGGCAGGCAGGACCTACGCGGACGAGGCCGGAATCCGACTCGCCGACAGCCCGGCGATGCTGTATCGCCTGCTTGTGCTGTCGGTGTTGCTGTCGACCCGGATCAAGGCGGACATCGCGGTCGCCGCGGCCAGGGAGCTGTTCGAAGCCGGCTTCGGCACACCGGAAGGCATGCTGGACGCCTCCTGGCAGGACCGTGTCGACGCGCTCGGCAGGGGACACTACGTCCGCTACGACGAGAGCACAGCCACCGCGCTCGGCGAAGGAGCGCGCCTGCTGCTGGACAGCTACGGCGGTGACCTGCGCAGGCTGCGGGACCGGGCGGGCGGCGACGTCGGCAAACTTCGTGGCCTGCTGCGCGAGGTACCGAGGCTTGGCCCGGTCGGCGCCGACATCTTCTGCCGCGAGGCGCAGCAGGTGTGGCCGGAACTTCGCCCCTACCTCGACGGTAAGGCAAGGGAGGGCGCGCAGCGCATCGGTCTGCCCACCGACGGCGACCAGCTGGCGAAACTGGTCAGGGGCGACGACCTGGCCCGCTTCTCGGCCGCCCTGGTGCGTGTGCGGCTGGACAAGCAGCTCGCCCAACAGGTCGCGCGGTGA
- a CDS encoding serine/threonine-protein kinase: MTDEGDLIAGRYRLQTRVGQGGMGIVWRATDEQLGRVVAVKQMLLHPGSDEAVTEQAVQRATREARVAARLKHPHAITVYDVVRHGGKPCLVMEFLSSRSLAAVLAEQGWLPASNVALIARQISGALAAAHEHGIVHRDVKPGNILISRDNTAKIVDFGISRATGEATVTDAGAIVGTPAFLAPEVARGGDANFASDVFSLGATLFAALEGHSPFGEVDAAIVLLARVARGQIAPPKTTGPVTDVVLAMLRNDPAARPSMRQVHEACTAIVEGRTPELPALGRPTLVLPARRPRKRVVVAGSAGVCLLATGVVIGMSLAADPTTIPEVVSPPTSATAATTVASHGCTASYRVTDAWPGGYQAEVTVAGERGRRLVGWSVTWRLPEGHTIDDLWNGVLTRTGRHVKVSGADWNAVVPAAESVAFGFVGGVADGQPVEPKLTCRTP, encoded by the coding sequence TTGACTGACGAGGGTGATCTGATCGCCGGACGCTATCGCCTCCAGACGCGCGTTGGCCAAGGTGGCATGGGGATCGTCTGGCGTGCGACCGACGAGCAACTGGGTCGAGTCGTGGCCGTCAAGCAGATGTTGCTGCACCCGGGCTCCGATGAAGCAGTGACCGAGCAGGCCGTCCAACGCGCGACCCGCGAAGCACGCGTCGCGGCGCGGTTGAAGCATCCACATGCCATCACCGTGTATGACGTCGTGCGACACGGCGGAAAGCCCTGCTTGGTCATGGAGTTCCTGTCATCCCGGAGCCTGGCTGCGGTACTGGCTGAGCAAGGCTGGCTGCCGGCCTCGAACGTCGCCCTGATCGCAAGACAGATCTCGGGCGCGCTCGCTGCCGCGCACGAGCATGGGATCGTCCACCGGGACGTCAAACCGGGCAACATTCTGATCAGCCGCGATAACACGGCCAAGATCGTCGACTTCGGCATCTCGCGGGCGACCGGCGAAGCGACCGTTACCGACGCCGGAGCGATTGTGGGTACGCCTGCGTTTCTCGCGCCGGAAGTCGCACGCGGAGGTGATGCGAATTTCGCTTCCGACGTGTTCTCTCTCGGGGCGACGCTGTTCGCCGCGTTGGAAGGACATTCGCCGTTCGGGGAAGTCGACGCTGCCATCGTGCTTCTGGCTCGGGTAGCACGAGGCCAGATCGCTCCACCGAAAACAACGGGGCCGGTCACCGACGTCGTCCTGGCCATGTTACGAAACGATCCTGCAGCGCGCCCTTCGATGCGTCAGGTACACGAAGCGTGCACCGCTATTGTCGAGGGCCGCACACCCGAACTGCCAGCACTGGGGCGGCCCACGCTCGTACTTCCTGCACGGCGCCCGCGAAAGCGTGTCGTGGTAGCAGGAAGCGCCGGGGTTTGCCTCCTCGCCACCGGCGTCGTGATTGGGATGTCGTTAGCCGCCGACCCCACCACCATCCCGGAAGTGGTGAGTCCGCCCACCTCCGCGACTGCTGCCACGACCGTGGCCAGCCACGGGTGCACCGCCTCATACCGCGTGACCGATGCCTGGCCCGGTGGTTACCAGGCGGAGGTCACCGTGGCTGGTGAGCGGGGCCGTCGACTCGTTGGCTGGTCGGTGACCTGGCGATTGCCCGAGGGACACACCATCGACGACCTGTGGAACGGTGTGCTGACCCGAACCGGACGGCACGTGAAGGTATCGGGCGCCGACTGGAATGCTGTTGTCCCCGCAGCGGAGTCGGTTGCGTTTGGTTTCGTCGGTGGCGTGGCAGATGGACAGCCGGTCGAGCCGAAACTGACCTGCCGGACCCCGTAG
- a CDS encoding anti-sigma factor RsbA family regulatory protein → MRSGIAEHHEGYLHEAAYYGSDDEFLSITIPFVEEGLRAGEPTVVALGEDGTRLLKDAFGSASGLAFRPGDDSYSRPASAIKEFHELVRSHVFAGAEQVRVVGEIPHLGTGVVWDPWARYEAAVNHVLAGFPLWGLCMYDSRVTPAGVLADVERTHPMLATPGGGHVKNAGYVDPATFLSDYEPRYADPLEQSVPAVELLSPTPEAARKATAAAGRDSGLTSEEVDGLVMAVSELVTNGLRHGEPPVELRLWSTRGRMVATVSDRGDGPKDPFVGLVPARQNPAEGGLGLWIAHQVCEQVTMHRTETGFTARLVAGARATQPAPQPPAYRH, encoded by the coding sequence ATGAGATCGGGTATTGCCGAGCACCACGAGGGTTATCTGCACGAAGCCGCCTACTACGGCTCCGACGACGAGTTCCTTTCCATCACCATCCCCTTCGTCGAGGAAGGCCTTCGGGCGGGGGAACCGACCGTTGTCGCCCTTGGTGAAGACGGAACGCGACTGCTGAAGGACGCCTTCGGTTCAGCGTCGGGACTGGCGTTTCGCCCAGGTGACGACAGCTATTCGCGTCCGGCCAGCGCCATCAAGGAGTTCCACGAGTTGGTCCGAAGCCACGTCTTCGCGGGCGCGGAGCAGGTGAGGGTAGTCGGCGAGATCCCGCATCTTGGCACCGGCGTGGTGTGGGATCCGTGGGCCCGCTACGAGGCCGCCGTCAACCATGTGTTGGCTGGCTTTCCGCTCTGGGGCTTGTGCATGTACGACAGTAGGGTCACTCCCGCCGGAGTGCTCGCCGATGTGGAACGCACCCATCCGATGCTGGCGACTCCGGGCGGTGGGCATGTCAAGAACGCCGGCTATGTCGACCCGGCCACGTTCCTGTCCGACTACGAGCCCCGCTACGCCGACCCGCTCGAGCAGTCGGTGCCCGCCGTGGAGTTGCTGTCACCGACGCCTGAGGCCGCCAGGAAGGCGACCGCGGCCGCGGGCAGGGACAGCGGCCTGACCTCCGAGGAGGTGGACGGCTTGGTGATGGCGGTGAGCGAGCTGGTCACCAACGGTCTCCGGCATGGTGAGCCGCCGGTGGAGTTGCGGCTGTGGTCGACACGAGGCCGCATGGTGGCCACCGTGTCCGATCGGGGTGATGGGCCGAAGGATCCGTTCGTGGGGTTGGTGCCCGCGCGACAGAATCCCGCGGAGGGTGGACTCGGTCTCTGGATAGCCCATCAGGTGTGCGAGCAGGTCACCATGCATCGCACGGAGACCGGCTTCACCGCCCGTCTTGTCGCTGGTGCGCGGGCAACTCAGCCCGCGCCTCAGCCGCCTGCGTATCGGCACTGA
- a CDS encoding AMP-dependent synthetase/ligase → MSTQSSIVAEVDGLTVPRLLRRNATEYATLPAVTSLDTEGWPTLTWARFREEIAAFARGLDDLGLRGGQRMIIMGPSRPEHLIADLAATNLAAIPCTAYSTLSSEQISYVVNHSAAPVAVVAGEEELRRWLPVLDELPNLDRVVVMDAEAMPSGDERFVSFAQVSERGAALHDEQPDAFERATDEVKPDDPLSMIYTSGTTGMPKGVVLSHRNAIHEAVAVHNLHGSPMHMTNISYLPLAHIAERELSIYMPLVHAGHVHTLTDPKNIVGALGQVRPQGFFGVPRVWEKMAAGLKNMLAGVPEEKRTALLGANELLQEGYRLRSAGKEVPSELTERIAETDRTLLAPMRQMLGLDNLVLASSGAAALPMEVQYFIAGLGVEIQEVWGLSETTGAATSNTTGAFKAGTVGRPIADVEVRVAGDGELHVRGPIVFLGYLQEDGSVAPATDSDGWFATGDIGTIDEDGFVTITDRKKELIITAGGKNIAPTRIESLLKEHPLIGQAVAIGDDRPYVTALIVLDDEIAPAWAAANGVEAADIAELARRPEIKAEIDRAVEVANDRLARAEQVKRYQLLSEAWSPDSGELTPTLKLKRRVISQRYGSDIAALYAN, encoded by the coding sequence TTGAGCACCCAATCATCCATCGTCGCCGAGGTCGATGGCCTCACCGTGCCGAGGCTGCTGCGGCGCAACGCCACCGAGTACGCGACCCTGCCCGCAGTGACGTCGCTGGACACCGAGGGCTGGCCGACCCTGACCTGGGCGCGGTTCCGCGAGGAGATCGCGGCGTTCGCCCGTGGCCTGGACGACCTTGGCCTCCGGGGCGGTCAGCGGATGATCATCATGGGGCCCAGCAGGCCGGAGCACCTCATCGCCGACCTTGCGGCCACGAACCTGGCTGCCATCCCGTGCACCGCGTACTCGACGCTGAGCAGCGAGCAGATCTCCTACGTTGTCAACCACAGCGCGGCTCCTGTCGCGGTGGTGGCGGGTGAGGAGGAACTGCGACGCTGGCTGCCGGTGCTCGACGAGCTGCCGAACCTGGATCGCGTGGTGGTGATGGACGCCGAAGCGATGCCAAGCGGCGACGAGCGGTTCGTCTCATTCGCGCAGGTGTCCGAACGCGGGGCGGCACTGCACGACGAGCAGCCCGACGCCTTCGAAAGGGCCACCGACGAGGTCAAACCGGACGACCCGCTTTCGATGATCTACACCTCCGGCACCACCGGCATGCCCAAGGGCGTGGTGCTGTCGCACCGAAACGCCATCCACGAGGCCGTCGCGGTGCACAACCTGCACGGCAGCCCGATGCACATGACCAACATCTCCTACCTCCCGCTCGCGCACATCGCCGAACGGGAGCTGTCCATCTACATGCCACTGGTGCACGCCGGGCATGTGCACACGCTCACCGACCCGAAGAACATCGTTGGCGCGCTGGGCCAGGTGCGACCGCAGGGCTTCTTCGGTGTGCCGCGCGTGTGGGAGAAGATGGCGGCCGGGTTGAAGAACATGCTTGCGGGTGTGCCCGAGGAAAAGCGGACCGCCCTGCTGGGGGCCAACGAGCTGCTGCAGGAAGGCTACCGGCTGCGCAGCGCGGGCAAGGAGGTTCCCTCGGAGCTGACCGAACGTATCGCCGAGACCGACCGCACGTTACTGGCTCCCATGCGGCAGATGCTCGGTCTCGACAACCTCGTCCTCGCCTCCAGCGGCGCGGCGGCGCTGCCGATGGAGGTGCAGTACTTCATCGCGGGCCTCGGCGTGGAGATCCAGGAGGTGTGGGGGCTGTCGGAGACCACGGGGGCCGCCACGTCGAACACGACCGGCGCCTTCAAGGCAGGCACGGTGGGCCGCCCGATCGCCGACGTGGAGGTAAGGGTCGCCGGGGACGGTGAACTGCACGTCCGTGGCCCGATCGTGTTCCTGGGTTATCTACAGGAGGACGGCTCGGTCGCGCCCGCTACCGATTCCGACGGCTGGTTCGCCACCGGTGACATCGGCACGATCGACGAGGACGGGTTCGTCACGATCACCGACAGGAAGAAGGAACTCATCATCACCGCGGGTGGCAAGAACATCGCACCCACCAGGATCGAGAGCTTGCTCAAGGAGCACCCGCTCATCGGGCAGGCGGTCGCCATCGGCGACGACCGGCCCTACGTGACGGCGTTGATCGTGCTCGACGACGAGATCGCACCGGCGTGGGCGGCGGCCAACGGCGTCGAGGCCGCCGACATCGCGGAGCTCGCTCGCCGCCCCGAGATCAAGGCCGAGATCGACCGTGCTGTCGAGGTGGCGAACGACCGGCTGGCCAGAGCCGAGCAGGTGAAGCGCTACCAACTGCTTTCGGAGGCGTGGAGCCCGGACAGCGGGGAGCTGACACCGACGTTGAAGCTCAAGCGGCGCGTGATCAGCCAACGCTACGGCTCCGACATCGCCGCGTTGTACGCGAACTGA
- a CDS encoding GAF and ANTAR domain-containing protein — protein MTHESIPAAGPAEPVADLTSVLSKIARTLEPELDVDRTVEHIVVAAAATVPGADEAGVSLLENSQMRSVGPSSELVTRLDQLQHQLREGPCVDAIYEHPVYRTGDIGADPRWPRFGQQAADAGVVSMLGFRLFTSKAVIGALNLYSWRRDAFDEEAERIGELFAAHAAVALAGSRGLAQLQVALKTRDVIGMAKGILMERHRVGPDRAFEMLVEASQHANIKLRDAAEWLVRSSSPEGGR, from the coding sequence GTGACCCATGAGTCCATTCCGGCGGCCGGCCCGGCCGAGCCCGTAGCCGACCTGACCTCAGTGTTGAGCAAGATCGCTCGAACCCTGGAGCCGGAACTCGACGTGGACCGCACCGTCGAGCACATCGTGGTGGCCGCCGCGGCGACCGTTCCGGGTGCGGACGAGGCGGGTGTGTCGTTACTCGAGAACTCCCAGATGCGATCGGTAGGGCCGTCGAGCGAACTCGTCACCCGGCTCGACCAGTTGCAGCATCAGCTTCGCGAAGGTCCCTGCGTGGACGCCATCTACGAACACCCTGTCTACCGCACGGGCGACATCGGCGCGGACCCGAGGTGGCCCCGTTTCGGGCAGCAGGCAGCGGACGCCGGCGTGGTCTCGATGCTGGGGTTTCGGCTTTTCACCAGCAAAGCCGTCATCGGGGCGCTCAACCTCTACTCCTGGCGAAGAGACGCCTTCGACGAGGAGGCCGAACGCATCGGCGAACTGTTCGCCGCGCACGCCGCCGTGGCGTTGGCAGGTTCGAGAGGCCTGGCGCAACTGCAGGTCGCGCTCAAGACACGCGACGTGATCGGCATGGCCAAGGGCATCCTCATGGAGCGCCACCGGGTCGGGCCGGACCGGGCCTTCGAGATGCTGGTCGAGGCCTCGCAGCACGCCAACATCAAGCTCAGGGACGCGGCGGAATGGCTGGTGCGAAGCTCCTCACCAGAGGGCGGTCGCTAG
- a CDS encoding YihY/virulence factor BrkB family protein, with translation MNSGDRAEGGKRGERARQPGDIPPRGWWQVVRRGAKSAKADNISILAAGVAFFGFLAIFPALIAALTIYGLVADPSQVASQAQRLTSALPSSAGQVISDQLTAATGAGGAALTVGLVIALLAALWSTSSGVSNLMTAINLAYDEDESRGFVRLRAVALVLTLLVIVFALLTLALVAAVPVVFDAVGLGTAGRVIGEIVRWVLLIALFTVALAVLYRIAPDRSPARWRWVSPGAVAATILWILGSVLFSLYVNFFGSYNETYGALAGVIVLMLWLYLSSYVVLLGAEINSESERQTASDTTTKEPLPQGRRGAFSADTQAAEARAELPAHQRQDGR, from the coding sequence ATGAACTCAGGTGACAGGGCCGAAGGCGGCAAGCGCGGCGAGCGGGCACGCCAACCCGGTGACATCCCGCCTCGAGGCTGGTGGCAGGTGGTGCGGCGCGGCGCGAAGTCGGCCAAGGCCGACAACATCTCCATCCTCGCGGCAGGCGTGGCGTTCTTCGGCTTCCTGGCCATCTTCCCCGCGCTGATCGCGGCGCTGACGATCTACGGCCTCGTCGCCGACCCTTCCCAGGTGGCCTCACAGGCCCAGCGGTTGACCTCGGCGCTTCCCTCGTCCGCAGGGCAGGTCATCTCCGACCAGTTGACGGCCGCGACCGGGGCGGGCGGAGCCGCACTCACGGTAGGGCTCGTCATCGCGCTGCTCGCGGCGCTGTGGAGTACCTCCAGTGGAGTGAGCAACCTGATGACCGCGATCAACCTCGCCTACGACGAGGACGAAAGCCGAGGATTCGTGCGACTGCGTGCCGTCGCATTGGTGCTCACGCTTCTGGTGATCGTGTTCGCTCTGCTCACCCTCGCACTGGTGGCCGCCGTCCCGGTCGTCTTCGACGCCGTTGGACTGGGCACCGCGGGCCGCGTGATCGGCGAGATCGTTCGGTGGGTCCTGCTCATCGCGCTGTTCACCGTCGCGCTCGCAGTGCTCTACCGCATAGCCCCCGACCGAAGTCCCGCCCGCTGGCGGTGGGTGAGCCCGGGCGCGGTCGCGGCCACCATACTGTGGATTCTCGGCAGCGTGCTGTTCAGCCTGTACGTCAACTTCTTCGGTAGCTACAACGAAACGTACGGCGCGCTCGCCGGTGTGATCGTGTTGATGCTGTGGCTGTATCTCAGCAGCTACGTCGTGTTGCTCGGCGCTGAGATCAACTCCGAGTCCGAGCGGCAGACAGCCAGCGACACCACCACCAAGGAGCCGCTGCCGCAGGGCAGGCGAGGTGCGTTCAGTGCCGATACGCAGGCGGCTGAGGCGCGGGCTGAGTTGCCCGCGCACCAGCGACAAGACGGGCGGTGA
- a CDS encoding CYTH and CHAD domain-containing protein, with translation MRTVTYLDTVDHRLRRKNLVLTHQRAGAAGELVLAGNGDTYTVHLKEPPRWPARLEQLPHGVVRDELGPVIGIRAVLPTLTARTVTREVAVRDGQGDLVARFDWAETTATEPAATEPLVRITLYPQPGSRKAGERLAKGLRAAPEIQPAPATQAEAYTELLTATGALREAGNGRPPITRDMPADAAVATALLGFADTIADTLDGVVDDVDAEFLHDLRVAVRRTRSLLKLAGDVLPAEPVRRYAAEFAWLGDLTTPTRDLDVFLLRMDDLAGTLLACEGADLRPFVEHLRAERDRAHGELVGGLLSQRFSSLLDGWRRELDAVLEKSDTARETSVGSARQLAEKRLRRAVKRVVRMAATITPDSPGARVHDLRKRCKELRYLLEVARPVCDARAHRAALRDLKRLQDVLGDFQDGEVQSAALHTFAEQLQASDPRPPAATLLAMGELAAGLVAQQRQARADLTGVLREFLGPATQKHLRAL, from the coding sequence GTGCGAACAGTCACCTACCTCGACACCGTGGACCACAGGTTGCGCCGAAAGAACCTCGTACTGACCCACCAGCGGGCTGGTGCCGCCGGGGAACTCGTCCTCGCCGGAAATGGTGACACCTACACCGTGCACCTGAAGGAGCCACCGCGCTGGCCCGCCCGGCTCGAACAACTCCCACACGGGGTCGTGCGAGACGAACTCGGCCCGGTGATCGGAATCCGTGCGGTATTGCCGACCCTCACCGCCCGCACGGTCACCCGCGAAGTGGCGGTCCGCGACGGGCAGGGCGACCTGGTCGCCAGGTTCGACTGGGCCGAGACCACCGCCACAGAACCCGCCGCGACCGAACCGCTGGTGCGGATCACACTGTATCCACAGCCGGGTTCCCGCAAGGCAGGTGAACGCCTTGCCAAGGGGCTTCGCGCGGCACCCGAGATCCAACCGGCCCCTGCCACGCAGGCGGAGGCCTACACCGAGTTGTTGACCGCCACGGGCGCCCTGCGGGAGGCCGGGAACGGCAGGCCGCCGATCACCCGCGACATGCCCGCCGATGCCGCCGTCGCCACCGCACTGCTCGGCTTCGCCGACACCATCGCTGACACCCTCGATGGCGTTGTGGACGATGTCGACGCCGAGTTCCTGCACGATCTGCGAGTCGCGGTGCGGCGCACGCGCTCGCTGCTCAAACTGGCGGGCGACGTGCTGCCCGCGGAACCGGTGCGGCGGTATGCGGCTGAGTTCGCGTGGCTGGGGGACCTCACCACACCCACCCGCGACCTCGACGTGTTCCTGCTGCGCATGGATGATCTCGCCGGCACCCTGCTTGCCTGCGAAGGCGCCGATCTGCGCCCCTTCGTCGAACACCTCCGCGCGGAGCGGGACCGTGCTCACGGCGAACTGGTGGGCGGTTTGCTGTCACAGCGGTTCAGCAGCCTGCTCGACGGTTGGCGCCGCGAACTTGACGCCGTCCTCGAGAAGTCGGATACGGCACGCGAGACTTCCGTCGGTTCGGCCAGACAACTCGCCGAGAAGCGACTGCGCCGCGCCGTCAAACGGGTGGTGCGCATGGCGGCCACCATCACCCCCGATTCACCGGGCGCGCGCGTGCACGATCTACGCAAACGCTGCAAGGAGCTGCGTTACCTGCTGGAGGTGGCCCGGCCGGTCTGCGACGCACGCGCGCATCGAGCAGCTCTGCGAGACCTCAAACGGTTGCAGGACGTGCTCGGCGACTTCCAGGACGGCGAGGTGCAGAGCGCCGCGTTACACACGTTCGCGGAACAACTGCAAGCCAGTGATCCTCGCCCACCCGCCGCGACACTGCTTGCCATGGGAGAACTCGCGGCTGGTCTGGTCGCGCAACAGCGGCAGGCACGGGCCGATCTCACCGGCGTCCTACGCGAGTTCCTCGGTCCGGCCACCCAAAAGCACCTCAGGGCACTGTGA
- a CDS encoding SDR family NAD(P)-dependent oxidoreductase, with the protein MDKLLDGKAVVVTGAGRGLGEAFAMHAAQAGASVVVNDVDADLADRTAANITEHGGRAVASGHDVADHTQARAVIETCVGEFGGIDGLVNNAGLNYEALPWQEDPVRVRKLVETNVLGVIYPGMAAAEAMVERGGGGSIVNISSGASLGQRKLGTYAASKGAVASLTYSWALDMEEVGIRVNAVCPLAHTRMVWQSERSLRNCPPDRTPARVAPLVLFLLGDGSLGITGQLIRCNGPQLHIVGQPYFKAPILERQVWDSESVQHAFDEVFGAQLEPYGLEKRVPPRLRKWTHGELTPPPLRSA; encoded by the coding sequence ATGGACAAGTTGCTCGACGGCAAGGCCGTGGTGGTGACGGGCGCGGGCAGGGGGCTGGGTGAGGCGTTCGCCATGCACGCCGCGCAGGCGGGTGCCTCGGTGGTAGTCAACGACGTGGACGCCGACCTGGCGGATCGCACCGCCGCGAACATCACCGAACACGGCGGGCGCGCGGTGGCCAGCGGCCACGACGTGGCCGACCACACCCAGGCCAGGGCGGTCATCGAAACCTGTGTGGGCGAGTTCGGCGGCATCGACGGCCTGGTGAACAACGCCGGACTCAACTACGAGGCACTGCCCTGGCAGGAAGACCCCGTGCGGGTACGAAAGCTGGTGGAAACCAACGTGCTCGGCGTCATCTACCCGGGCATGGCCGCCGCCGAGGCGATGGTCGAGCGAGGAGGGGGAGGCTCGATCGTCAACATCTCCTCGGGGGCGTCGCTGGGTCAGCGCAAGCTCGGCACCTACGCGGCGAGCAAGGGTGCGGTCGCCTCACTGACCTACTCCTGGGCGCTCGACATGGAGGAGGTCGGCATCCGCGTCAACGCGGTCTGCCCACTCGCCCACACCAGGATGGTGTGGCAGTCCGAGCGCTCACTGCGCAACTGCCCGCCCGACCGGACCCCGGCACGGGTGGCGCCACTGGTGCTGTTCCTGCTCGGCGACGGCTCCCTCGGCATCACAGGCCAACTGATCCGGTGCAACGGTCCCCAGCTGCATATTGTCGGACAGCCGTACTTCAAGGCGCCGATCCTGGAACGGCAGGTGTGGGACTCCGAAAGCGTGCAGCACGCGTTCGACGAGGTGTTCGGCGCGCAACTGGAGCCATACGGCTTGGAAAAGCGTGTGCCGCCGAGGCTGCGCAAGTGGACCCACGGCGAGCTAACGCCGCCGCCGCTGCGCAGCGCGTGA